From Phaeocystidibacter marisrubri, the proteins below share one genomic window:
- a CDS encoding TonB-dependent receptor has product MKKTIFTSLFVLIGLAAFAQTGLLRGTIIDKQYGEPAINALIKVEGTSIQGLTDFDGNYSVTVPVGTYTVRVSSFGYSDFVVSGVTITEGKVTIQDGVLEPASEVIGEITITAQASRNSEAGIMIQRKNASNVMDGLSSQSFRRVGDGNLSAAIGRVTGVSVQDGKYVYVRGLGDRYTKTTLNGMTIPGLDPDKNAVQIDIFPTKTLENVMIYKTFSSNLYGDFTGGLVNVETKSFPEHATTQLSVGATYIPTMHFNNDFILYDGGSFDWAGFDDGGRSFPMSKFERVPAAPNATSTELTRGFGKQMAAQSATAIPNMSISFNTGDQINSESGRTYGYNFVVNYQLQNTFYEDYESNTYLKPIGNTDTELFRDERRVGALGQRTAQWSALGSGAMKWNTNSLELLVLHSQSGESSAARRTAQNYNQTGATLLEDILTYSQRSLTTAMVIGKHKVGDWNLEWNNAFTKSRVYDPDFRTTSISITGGDTSLSVGNGAGINRFWRDLNEWNESARLDLSKNWGETGKLSFGGVVVLKSRDFEILNTNFRRGNTSDIDVNPDWFFEDENIYSASNPDGTYVRYNYEASNSFTSGQQVYAGYIQNEHNVLLRLKLIYGLRVEQAMMTYTGETQPGPSYEVYDKAETLNELNFLPSFAAIYDLNESMKLRASYGRTLARPSFKEKSAAQIFDPISKRTFIGNLDLEQTTVNNFDLRYEWFFEGADVFAVSGFYKNFTNHIEMVSYQTAPDNLSPRNAGSSTVFGAEIELSKSLASLGGFFEKLKVGGNFSYVESRVDLHSVIVDDNGTTEYELRQQYLRDGEELKDYRSMAGQAPYTFNFNLNYGDPETGTNVSVAYNVQGTFLAIVGSGRVPDVYTVPFNSLNVNAYKDFGSERQHRITLGVQNALDGERHNVYRSFGAQDETYSRYKPGVGVTVKYSYTF; this is encoded by the coding sequence ATGAAGAAGACAATTTTCACTTCACTTTTTGTTCTTATCGGACTTGCTGCCTTTGCCCAAACGGGTCTATTACGCGGTACTATTATCGATAAGCAATATGGAGAGCCAGCTATCAACGCCTTGATTAAGGTTGAAGGTACAAGCATCCAAGGACTCACTGATTTTGACGGAAATTACTCCGTAACGGTTCCTGTTGGAACCTACACTGTTCGTGTTTCTTCTTTTGGTTATTCTGATTTCGTTGTAAGCGGAGTGACCATTACCGAAGGAAAAGTGACCATTCAAGATGGTGTTCTAGAACCCGCCAGCGAAGTCATCGGTGAAATCACCATTACGGCTCAAGCTTCTCGCAACAGCGAAGCGGGGATTATGATTCAAAGAAAGAACGCGTCTAACGTAATGGATGGTCTTTCTTCTCAATCATTCCGTCGCGTGGGTGACGGTAACTTGAGTGCTGCTATTGGTCGTGTAACCGGAGTTTCGGTTCAAGATGGCAAGTATGTTTACGTTCGTGGTCTAGGTGATCGCTACACGAAAACAACGCTAAATGGAATGACTATTCCAGGTCTTGACCCTGACAAGAACGCGGTTCAAATCGACATCTTCCCTACGAAAACACTCGAGAACGTAATGATCTACAAAACGTTCTCTTCTAATTTATACGGTGATTTTACCGGTGGTCTGGTAAACGTGGAAACCAAATCGTTCCCAGAGCACGCTACAACCCAACTTAGTGTTGGTGCTACGTATATCCCAACCATGCACTTCAACAATGACTTCATTCTTTACGATGGAGGTTCATTCGATTGGGCTGGTTTTGATGATGGTGGTCGATCTTTTCCTATGAGCAAGTTTGAGCGTGTTCCGGCTGCTCCGAACGCGACATCTACCGAACTAACACGTGGGTTTGGAAAGCAAATGGCCGCTCAATCAGCTACGGCGATTCCAAATATGAGCATCAGCTTCAATACTGGGGATCAGATCAATTCGGAAAGTGGTCGTACTTACGGCTATAACTTTGTTGTGAATTACCAGCTTCAGAATACTTTCTACGAGGATTATGAAAGCAATACATACCTGAAGCCGATCGGGAATACCGATACGGAGCTGTTCCGCGATGAGCGCCGTGTAGGTGCTTTGGGTCAGCGTACAGCACAATGGAGTGCTTTGGGGTCAGGTGCTATGAAGTGGAACACAAACTCTCTTGAGTTGCTTGTTCTTCACTCTCAAAGCGGTGAATCTTCTGCGGCTCGTCGTACGGCACAGAACTACAATCAAACAGGAGCAACACTTCTTGAGGACATTCTTACCTACAGTCAGCGTTCTCTCACCACCGCCATGGTTATTGGCAAGCACAAGGTGGGTGATTGGAACTTGGAGTGGAACAATGCATTCACAAAGTCGCGCGTGTACGATCCAGATTTCCGTACAACTTCCATTTCTATTACTGGAGGTGATACCAGCTTGAGCGTAGGTAACGGAGCGGGGATCAACCGCTTCTGGAGAGATTTGAACGAATGGAACGAAAGTGCTCGTCTTGATCTTTCCAAGAACTGGGGAGAAACAGGCAAGTTGAGCTTCGGTGGAGTAGTTGTGTTGAAGAGTCGTGATTTTGAGATCTTGAACACCAACTTCCGAAGAGGAAATACTTCGGACATTGACGTGAATCCGGATTGGTTCTTTGAGGACGAGAACATTTACTCTGCTTCTAACCCTGATGGTACATATGTACGTTACAACTACGAGGCATCGAACTCATTTACTTCGGGTCAGCAAGTGTACGCTGGTTACATCCAGAATGAGCACAATGTTCTTCTTCGCTTGAAGTTGATCTATGGATTACGTGTTGAGCAAGCAATGATGACCTACACTGGGGAAACACAGCCAGGTCCATCTTACGAAGTATACGATAAAGCAGAAACCTTGAATGAACTCAACTTCCTTCCAAGCTTTGCTGCTATCTACGACTTGAACGAAAGCATGAAATTGCGTGCTTCTTATGGTCGCACATTGGCCCGTCCATCCTTTAAGGAGAAATCAGCTGCACAGATCTTCGACCCAATTTCTAAGCGTACATTCATCGGTAACTTGGATTTGGAGCAAACAACAGTGAACAACTTCGACCTTCGTTACGAATGGTTCTTTGAAGGTGCAGACGTATTTGCAGTTTCAGGTTTCTACAAGAACTTCACCAACCACATTGAGATGGTGTCTTATCAAACAGCTCCAGACAACTTGAGTCCACGCAATGCTGGAAGTTCAACTGTATTTGGTGCAGAAATAGAATTGAGCAAGTCGCTTGCATCTCTTGGTGGTTTCTTTGAGAAATTGAAAGTTGGAGGTAACTTCTCATACGTTGAATCTCGCGTAGATCTTCACAGTGTAATTGTAGACGACAATGGTACTACTGAGTACGAATTGCGTCAGCAATACTTGAGAGATGGTGAAGAATTGAAGGACTACCGCTCAATGGCAGGTCAGGCTCCTTACACATTTAACTTCAACTTGAACTACGGCGATCCTGAAACGGGAACCAACGTGAGTGTTGCTTACAACGTTCAAGGTACTTTCCTTGCGATTGTAGGTTCAGGCCGCGTGCCAGATGTATACACAGTGCCATTCAACAGTTTGAATGTGAATGCCTACAAAGACTTTGGTTCTGAAAGACAGCACCGCATCACTTTGGGTGTTCAGAACGCATTGGACGGCGAGAGACATAATGTTTATCGCTCATTTGGTGCGCAAGACGAAACGTATTCGCGTTACAAGCCAGGGGTTGGTGTTACTGTGAAATATTCATACACCTTCTAA
- a CDS encoding response regulator transcription factor has translation METSEMKILLVDDEPDILEFVGYNLEKEGFKVKTANNGEEAVEKAKKHRPHLILLDVMMPGMDGIETCDVIRKIPELENTLIAFLTARGEDYSQVAGFEAGADDYITKPIKPKVLISRMKALMRRINNGTEETETKVEFGDLVIDQEKYQVRLKGERLDLPRKEFELLSLLASRPGKVFSREEIMDKIWGTDVIVGGRTIDVHIRKLREKIGDEKIRTIKGVGYKFED, from the coding sequence ATGGAGACAAGTGAAATGAAGATCCTTTTAGTGGATGACGAACCGGATATCCTAGAGTTCGTAGGCTACAACCTTGAAAAAGAAGGATTCAAAGTAAAGACGGCTAACAACGGTGAAGAAGCTGTTGAAAAAGCCAAAAAACATCGTCCACACCTCATCTTATTAGATGTAATGATGCCAGGAATGGACGGCATTGAAACCTGTGACGTTATCCGCAAGATTCCTGAACTCGAGAACACATTGATTGCTTTCCTTACCGCCCGCGGAGAAGACTACAGTCAGGTTGCAGGTTTTGAGGCTGGAGCAGACGATTACATCACTAAGCCGATCAAGCCAAAGGTTCTCATCAGTCGTATGAAAGCGCTTATGCGCCGCATCAACAACGGAACAGAAGAAACCGAAACGAAAGTGGAATTTGGCGATCTCGTGATCGATCAAGAGAAGTATCAAGTTCGCTTGAAAGGTGAGCGACTTGACCTTCCTCGTAAGGAATTCGAACTTCTTTCCCTACTCGCTTCTCGTCCGGGTAAGGTTTTCTCTCGCGAGGAAATTATGGACAAGATTTGGGGTACCGATGTGATTGTAGGAGGACGTACCATCGACGTTCACATTCGCAAACTCCGCGAGAAAATTGGAGATGAAAAGATCCGCACCATTAAAGGAGTAGGATACAAATTCGAAGATTGA
- a CDS encoding DUF5689 domain-containing protein, producing the protein MRKLITLFTVCLGLTAVGQTSHTVNVGGSGASFAPSSLVINAGDTVYWDCTGGTHNVDGTLATYPNNPVGFGNGAAASSPWSYWFVFNTAGTYSYECTPHAGGGMTGTITVNSNPLTGLVSQSFEGSDSWTYSISPATYNTSGDVWATVSSLSSISPSAGSSFWGIQDLNNPNGGGAFVHTMDFDVVDISGISNVYLEFDYSTIGFDGPDSIGYVIETNNGTTWGPLSQLDKNTGGSWSTVSHKLPAGTQYVRLRILAAQDGGGDYAGIDNVQLVQGPAYPLEDISALTPLDANNVPTRDGDTVYIQGTVFTIDYDGNAGYSFYIHDGTDGINVYRSSDYGTYTNPMMGDQVEVLGRVDFYNGLTEILVDSIYLVSGGNAIQAPTVVTTLDETTESELIRMNGMTLVSPSQWGSGSFNVDITDGTNTFTMRIDSDCDLSGTPAPVGTFDVIGVGSQYDNSSPYTSGYQVFPRIIEDIAYVTATLDTLSAVDANGVAVHDGDSALISGVVFTVDYDGNAGYSFYIKDATSGINIYRSSDVSGYQVALGDSIRVWGVVDQYNGLTEFVPDSIQLMKTGVDFGAPMTVTSLGETEESEFIRINNLTLVTPSQWVTSGSSFNVDVTDGTNTYTMRIDSDVNIAGTAAPVGSFDVIGVGSQFDNSSPYTSGYQILPRFTQDIIASGAVRAIEPIASVDVSDATGFPTRDGDTVAIRGVVYSIDFDGNAGYSFYMQDATGGINVYRSSDLPNYTSPMKGDSLEIVGTVDFFNGLIEVAPDTIIVLGTGAAVAAPTVHTNLGEYNEGDFVRVNGLTLVTPSQWASSGSFNVDVTDGTNTFQLRVDSDANFGSFPAPTGMFDAIGAVGQYDNSSPYLSGYQLFPRDTNDIIPAVATTPTVNFVSNSVSALESAGTIDVKLYIAPTASTSETVDLVFTIGPGVTLPGDGMITPTPNLTTGALTMTVPANGDTISFAVSIVDDALTENDEWFDVVISGASSGLTVGAIDSMRFTVIDNDVVIPTYTIDQIDGRDANCAIDSSLLYVKLNAVVMGVDLQGATSSNSAFTIWDGEGFGVFAGGLNFTVTEGDSIRVIGELDEYNGLAQIYADSIVVIKSGSTLPTPMVITSLDETTESELVRFNNATLVDPTQWGSGSSGFNVDITNGTDTITMRVDADVADVYAMPAPIGTFDVIGIGGQFDNSAPRCEGYQLLPRYMADIILPEPPTYDLHISEVMANSNDANGLNQDWFEITNYSTTETYNLANFSFDDNSEIDGLNVFPSVTIAPGEAIVVWEGNAADEASFIANWNIVNGAPQIISVDELTNGSFPGLSSSSDAVVLYDSSSNVIEICKVEYTSTIAGFALEFDTACAFSAFAVDGVNGAHTANGGDIGSPGNVAPGIGLSEANLANVRVFPNPTAGLVNIELPFEGAKDIRVMDIRGAVLSVESTRESRLQLDLTQFDAGVYMLQISTGDAHRVVRVILQ; encoded by the coding sequence ATGAGGAAGTTAATTACTCTTTTCACGGTTTGCCTTGGCTTAACGGCTGTAGGACAAACCTCACACACCGTCAACGTGGGCGGTAGCGGAGCAAGTTTTGCTCCATCTTCACTTGTGATCAATGCAGGTGATACTGTCTATTGGGATTGTACAGGAGGAACGCATAATGTTGACGGAACATTGGCAACTTATCCTAACAATCCGGTAGGATTTGGAAATGGGGCTGCTGCTTCATCTCCTTGGAGTTACTGGTTCGTTTTCAATACGGCTGGTACGTATAGCTACGAATGTACTCCTCATGCAGGAGGTGGTATGACCGGAACAATTACTGTTAATTCAAACCCTCTAACTGGATTAGTTAGTCAGAGTTTTGAAGGTTCAGATTCTTGGACCTATTCGATTTCTCCAGCTACTTATAACACTAGTGGAGACGTTTGGGCAACAGTTTCTTCATTGAGCTCTATCTCTCCTTCTGCGGGATCTAGCTTCTGGGGTATTCAAGATTTGAACAACCCAAATGGTGGTGGAGCATTTGTTCACACGATGGATTTTGACGTTGTAGACATTTCAGGTATTTCAAACGTATATCTTGAATTTGATTACAGTACCATTGGGTTTGATGGGCCAGATTCAATTGGCTACGTAATTGAAACCAATAATGGAACCACTTGGGGGCCGCTATCACAACTTGATAAGAATACTGGAGGCTCTTGGTCTACTGTTTCTCACAAATTGCCTGCCGGTACTCAGTATGTTCGCCTTCGTATTCTTGCAGCTCAAGATGGAGGTGGCGACTACGCAGGAATTGACAACGTACAATTGGTACAAGGCCCTGCTTATCCACTTGAAGATATTTCAGCGCTTACTCCACTAGATGCGAACAACGTTCCAACTCGTGATGGTGATACGGTATACATTCAAGGTACTGTATTTACTATTGATTACGACGGAAACGCTGGTTACAGCTTCTACATCCATGACGGTACAGACGGAATTAACGTTTACCGTTCTTCAGACTATGGAACGTACACGAACCCAATGATGGGTGACCAAGTTGAAGTATTGGGTCGTGTTGATTTTTACAATGGTCTGACTGAAATTCTCGTTGACTCCATCTACCTTGTGAGTGGTGGAAACGCTATTCAAGCTCCGACCGTAGTTACAACTCTTGATGAGACTACTGAAAGTGAATTGATTCGTATGAACGGAATGACCTTGGTTAGCCCTTCTCAATGGGGTTCAGGTTCATTCAACGTTGATATCACAGACGGTACCAACACATTCACTATGCGTATTGATAGCGATTGTGACTTGAGCGGAACTCCTGCTCCAGTGGGTACATTCGATGTAATTGGTGTTGGTAGTCAATATGACAACAGCTCGCCGTATACTTCAGGATACCAAGTATTCCCTCGTATTATTGAAGATATCGCTTATGTAACAGCTACATTGGACACTTTGTCTGCAGTAGATGCAAATGGAGTGGCTGTTCACGATGGTGATTCTGCACTTATTTCTGGTGTTGTGTTCACTGTTGATTACGACGGCAACGCGGGTTACTCTTTCTACATTAAAGACGCAACAAGCGGAATCAATATTTACCGTTCTTCAGATGTTTCTGGTTATCAAGTTGCTTTGGGTGACTCTATCCGAGTTTGGGGTGTAGTTGATCAATACAATGGCTTAACTGAATTTGTCCCAGATAGCATTCAATTGATGAAAACGGGTGTTGACTTTGGTGCACCAATGACGGTTACTTCTCTTGGTGAAACAGAAGAAAGTGAATTCATCCGCATCAACAACCTTACTCTTGTAACGCCTTCTCAGTGGGTTACTTCGGGTTCATCTTTCAACGTAGATGTAACAGACGGTACCAATACATACACAATGCGTATTGATAGCGATGTGAATATCGCAGGTACTGCTGCTCCAGTTGGATCATTTGACGTTATTGGTGTAGGTAGCCAGTTTGATAACAGCTCACCATACACTTCAGGATACCAAATCTTACCGCGCTTCACGCAAGACATCATCGCTTCTGGTGCTGTTCGTGCTATTGAGCCAATTGCTAGTGTTGATGTTTCTGATGCAACAGGATTCCCGACTCGTGACGGAGATACCGTTGCTATCCGTGGGGTTGTTTACTCTATCGATTTTGACGGTAACGCAGGTTACAGCTTCTACATGCAAGATGCAACAGGCGGTATAAACGTCTACAGAAGTTCCGATCTTCCTAACTACACTTCTCCAATGAAAGGTGATAGCCTTGAGATTGTAGGTACGGTTGATTTCTTCAATGGTTTGATTGAAGTTGCTCCAGACACAATCATCGTATTGGGAACAGGTGCAGCAGTGGCAGCTCCAACAGTTCACACAAACCTTGGAGAGTACAACGAAGGTGACTTTGTTCGCGTAAATGGATTGACTTTGGTTACACCTTCACAATGGGCGTCCTCAGGTTCATTCAACGTGGATGTAACGGACGGTACAAATACTTTCCAACTTCGTGTTGACAGTGATGCAAACTTTGGTTCATTCCCTGCGCCAACCGGTATGTTCGACGCAATTGGTGCTGTTGGTCAGTACGACAATAGCTCCCCATACCTTTCAGGTTACCAGTTGTTTCCACGTGATACAAACGACATCATTCCAGCGGTTGCAACTACACCAACAGTAAACTTTGTAAGCAACAGTGTTTCTGCCCTTGAAAGTGCAGGTACAATTGATGTGAAACTTTACATTGCTCCAACAGCATCTACTTCAGAAACAGTTGACCTTGTGTTCACAATCGGGCCAGGCGTAACACTTCCAGGTGATGGAATGATTACTCCAACTCCAAACTTGACTACAGGTGCATTGACGATGACTGTTCCTGCTAACGGTGATACCATTTCATTCGCAGTATCTATTGTTGATGATGCATTGACAGAGAACGATGAGTGGTTTGACGTTGTAATTTCAGGCGCATCTAGTGGCTTGACGGTTGGTGCTATCGACAGCATGCGATTTACTGTAATCGACAACGATGTTGTGATTCCTACTTACACTATTGATCAGATTGATGGTCGTGATGCAAACTGTGCGATCGACTCATCTTTGCTTTATGTGAAACTGAATGCAGTTGTAATGGGTGTTGACCTTCAAGGTGCAACGTCAAGCAACAGTGCATTTACCATTTGGGACGGTGAAGGTTTCGGTGTATTTGCTGGAGGTTTGAACTTCACAGTTACAGAAGGTGATTCAATTCGTGTGATTGGTGAACTAGACGAGTACAATGGTTTGGCTCAGATTTATGCCGACTCAATCGTTGTGATCAAGTCAGGTTCAACTCTTCCTACTCCAATGGTGATTACTTCACTTGACGAGACAACAGAATCTGAATTGGTTCGCTTCAACAATGCAACCTTAGTTGACCCAACCCAATGGGGTAGCGGTTCATCTGGTTTCAACGTTGATATCACCAACGGTACAGATACTATCACCATGCGTGTAGATGCTGACGTAGCTGACGTTTATGCTATGCCTGCTCCAATCGGTACGTTTGATGTGATTGGTATTGGTGGTCAGTTTGACAACAGCGCTCCACGTTGTGAAGGTTACCAGTTGTTGCCACGTTACATGGCAGACATCATCCTTCCAGAGCCACCAACTTACGATCTTCACATTTCTGAAGTGATGGCGAACAGTAATGACGCTAATGGTTTGAATCAAGATTGGTTTGAAATCACGAACTACTCTACTACAGAGACGTACAACCTTGCGAACTTCTCATTTGATGATAACAGCGAGATTGATGGTTTGAATGTATTCCCAAGTGTGACTATCGCACCAGGTGAGGCAATCGTAGTTTGGGAAGGTAATGCTGCAGATGAGGCTAGCTTCATCGCCAACTGGAACATCGTAAACGGTGCTCCACAAATCATCTCTGTAGATGAATTGACCAACGGTTCATTCCCAGGCTTGAGCTCATCTAGTGATGCGGTTGTATTGTACGATAGTAGCTCGAATGTAATCGAGATTTGTAAAGTAGAATACACCAGTACCATTGCAGGTTTCGCACTTGAGTTTGACACTGCTTGTGCCTTCTCTGCCTTCGCAGTGGACGGAGTGAACGGTGCCCATACAGCAAACGGTGGTGATATCGGTTCTCCGGGTAATGTTGCTCCAGGCATCGGCTTGAGTGAGGCTAACTTGGCAAACGTTCGTGTATTCCCTAACCCAACTGCAGGTTTGGTAAACATTGAGTTGCCGTTCGAAGGAGCGAAAGACATCCGTGTGATGGATATCCGCGGTGCTGTCCTTTCAGTTGAGTCTACTCGCGAGTCTAGACTTCAGCTTGACCTTACACAGTTTGATGCAGGTGTTTACATGCTTCAGATTTCTACAGGAGACGCTCACCGCGTAGTTCGCGTGATTCTTCAATAA
- a CDS encoding sensor histidine kinase produces the protein MRVERPELLAAVVAILLGILSSLGYWLGSLLLSLPVSYGMMLGMFIGVTSVCFLAVRFVILQFIYAKVKLIYKNIHELKLGSDEEEDLIAQSSDLKTVEREVSEWAEERFTEIRELKERESFRREFIGNVSHELKTPIFNIQGYILTLLDGAIDDPKINMKYLNRANKSVERMINLVQDMDVLNKLESGVMDVRKQSFDILKVCKEVFEMVEEKAAEKNIKLKYKKEYDKPIKVEGDPNRIEQVLSNLVMNAVKYSKTNGYVEIGIFDMADKYLIEVSDDGLGIPENDVPRIFERFYRVDKSRSRDIAGSGLGLAIVKHIIDAHKQTINVRSTEGVGSTFSFTLKKAK, from the coding sequence ATGCGAGTAGAACGTCCTGAACTTCTTGCCGCCGTAGTAGCCATCCTACTGGGGATTCTATCCTCATTGGGATATTGGCTCGGTTCGCTCTTGCTCAGCTTGCCCGTGAGTTACGGCATGATGCTCGGCATGTTTATCGGCGTTACCAGCGTGTGCTTCCTCGCCGTTCGATTCGTGATTCTTCAATTCATCTATGCCAAGGTGAAGTTGATTTACAAGAACATCCACGAATTAAAGCTAGGCTCTGACGAAGAAGAGGATTTAATCGCCCAATCATCCGACCTAAAAACAGTGGAGCGCGAAGTGAGTGAATGGGCGGAAGAGCGATTCACAGAAATTCGAGAATTGAAGGAACGCGAATCATTCCGAAGAGAATTCATCGGAAACGTATCACATGAGTTGAAAACGCCCATCTTCAATATTCAAGGGTATATTCTAACTCTGTTGGACGGCGCAATCGACGATCCAAAAATCAACATGAAATACCTGAACCGCGCCAACAAGAGCGTTGAAAGAATGATCAATCTTGTTCAAGATATGGACGTCTTGAATAAGTTGGAATCAGGTGTGATGGATGTCCGCAAGCAGTCGTTCGACATTCTTAAAGTATGTAAGGAAGTATTCGAAATGGTGGAAGAAAAAGCCGCTGAGAAGAATATCAAACTGAAATACAAGAAGGAATACGACAAGCCCATCAAAGTGGAAGGCGACCCAAATCGCATTGAGCAAGTACTCTCTAACTTGGTGATGAATGCGGTGAAATACAGCAAGACCAATGGCTACGTTGAGATTGGCATTTTTGATATGGCCGACAAATACCTCATCGAAGTGTCTGACGACGGACTGGGTATTCCCGAAAATGATGTACCACGAATCTTTGAGCGTTTTTACCGTGTGGACAAGAGCCGTTCAAGAGACATCGCGGGTTCTGGACTCGGTCTTGCCATTGTAAAGCACATCATCGACGCACACAAGCAAACCATTAATGTTCGCAGTACTGAAGGCGTTGGATCAACTTTCTCCTTTACCCTGAAAAAGGCGAAATAA